A stretch of Schistocerca cancellata isolate TAMUIC-IGC-003103 chromosome 3, iqSchCanc2.1, whole genome shotgun sequence DNA encodes these proteins:
- the LOC126176178 gene encoding transient receptor potential cation channel protein painless-like, translated as MLAVEAAELDCVERLLARSDLEAGKVDARGRTVLHYAALAAPTDDGVDCLRQLLERRDLHPAVPDAEGHKPADVAADLQVRQMLEEACSRRSPPLLVRQKRSMLISQQTSPWQRYFDSLVIGDYESFIKDIDELGEEGREILDNKSGQYTLLQFAVIRGQCEVVKALLDKGADPNCIGVSDKHASPPLVLASFIASKGKDSVAKKMITLLLQTERTDVNASNVRGYTALHFVSRNADLNTVIELLNRGANMRAKSSYGEYPLSAANVDALLNNSLSSTDNCLPTHLQYVIKFNFSLLLTDVRSSVPTPFAKILHRDTKDPEKALLESEKRIGTPTRRLYSEMRFLRFLSHSEEHEEVLHHPVIKAFLHLKYKRITWLLRLNFILYFTYVLAFSSFIWVQYSNTEKRDTTAWIVLNVLTWVCLVPIAVREIFQMIHPKSYFRNVQNYKDMLMLSGTVFTLIFTPQNGIGMWWTTLTIILSWFELLWLCGRFQTHAMYVEMFRTVLRNYTYFFTIFSLIILGFSFSFYVVFSSDRNTIPSNDTTVDTVHYFSHPLFTLFKIVNMMAGDMAPDITLNLDVVLACFVVTLFMFFLPIVLLNLLTALAVSDEQKIRENAEILSLKSQIDCLYEMEKIASRHYEITKALKLKFLYDRLRKVWLFRKGSEKNRLEVWPNKGQIGELVSELGGEKIDTPVSGTIDMSLIEEAKQLLAERPILSEKEGFEQLHKLVEQLKIVQMQMENYKVELENTKKPKRL; from the coding sequence ATGCTGGCCGTGGAGGCGGCGGAGTTGGACTGCGTCGAGAGACTGCTGGCGCGTAGCGATCTGGAGGCCGGCAAAGTGGATGCGCGCGGTCGCACCGTGCTGCACTATGCAGCGCTCGCCGCGCCCACCGACGACGGCGTCGACTGCCTGCGTCAGCTGCTGGAAAGGCGTGACCTGCACCCGGCAGTCCCTGACGCAGAGGGCCACAAACCGGCAGACGTGGCCGCCGATCTACAGGTGCGCCAAATGCTGGAGGAGGCGTGTTCTCGACGGTCGCCGCCTCTCCTTGTTCGTCAGAAACGATCCATGCTGATTTCACAGCAAACTTCCCCGTGGCAGCGCTATTTCGATAGCCTGGTCATTGGCGACTACGAATCATTCATAAAAGACATCGACGAGCTAGGCGAAGAGGGAAGAGAGATTTTGGATAACAAGAGCGGGCAGTACACACTACTGCAATTCGCTGTTATCAGAGGACAGTGCGAGGTGGTCAAAGCTTTGCTCGATAAGGGCGCTGACCCCAACTGTATCGGCGTCTCCGACAAGCACGCTAGCCCTCCCCTGGTGCTGGCCTCATTTATAGCGTCTAAAGGAAAAGACAGCGTCGCTAAAAAAATGATAACACTGCTGCTCCAGACAGAAAGGACCGACGTCAACGCCAGCAACGTCCGAGGGTACACAGCGCTGCATTTCGTGTCCAGGAACGCTGATCTGAATACAGTTATTGAACTCCTCAACCGCGGTGCCAATATGAGAGCAAAGAGCTCCTATGGCGAGTATCCACTCAGTGCTGCGAACGTCGACGCACTACTCAACAACAGTCTCAGCTCTACCGACAACTGCTTGCCGACACATCTCCAGTACGTCATAAAATTCAACTTCAGTCTGCTGCTCACCGAtgtcaggtcatcagttcctacgCCATTTGCTAAAATATTACACAGGGACACTAAAGATCCAGAGAAAGCGCTTCTTGAGTCTGAGAAACGCATAGGTACCCCAACACGTCGCTTGTATTCTGAAATGCGTTTCCTGCGTTTCTTAAGCCACTCAGAAGAACATGAAGAAGTTCTACATCACCCAGTAATCAAAGCGTTCCTACACTTGAAGTATAAGCGAATAACATGGCTATTGAGGCTGAACTTCATCTTGTACTTCACATATGTGCTTGCTTTTAGTTCATTCATATGGGTGCAGTATAGTAACACGGAGAAGCGCGACACCACTGCATGGATCGTCTTGAATGTGTTAACGTGGGTGTGCTTGGTACCAATCGCAGTAAGAGAAATCTTTCAAATGATTCACCCGAAATCGTACTTCAGAAACGTTCAGAACTACAAAGATATGTTAATGCTTTCTGGCACAGTATTCACCCTAATTTTTACTCCCCAGAATGGTATTGGTATGTGGTGGACAACCCTAACGATAATTCTCTCGTGGTTTGAACTATTATGGCTTTGTGGCCGTTTCCAAACACATGCAATGTATGTCGAGATGTTCAGAACGGTTTTGCGAAATTATACTTACTTCTTCACCATATTTTCTTTGATCATCTTAGGGTTCTCGTTCTCTTTCTACGTGGTATTCTCCTCAGACAGAAATACAATTCCCAGCAACGACACGACGGTTGACACTGTACATTACTTCTCCCACCCCCTGTTCACTTTATTCAAAATAGTCAATATGATGGCTGGAGACATGGCCCCAGACATCACTCTCAATTTAGACGTCGTCCTTGCATGCTTCGTTGTCACTCTTTTCATGTTCTTTCTACCAATCGTTCTTTTAAATCTGCTGACAGCACTCGCGGTATCTGATGAACAAAAGATAAGAGAAAACGCCGAGATACTCAGCCTGAAGTCACAGATCGACTGTCTCTACGAAATGGAAAAAATTGCATCACGTCACTACGAGATCACTAAAGCACTGAAACTCAAGTTTCTCTATGATCGATTGAGAAAAGTGTGGCTCTTCCGAAAAGGATCAGAAAAAAATCGGCTGGAAGTCTGGCCTAACAAAGGACAAATTGGTGAACTGGTAAGTGAGTTGGGCGGTGAAAAAATAGACACACCTGTGTCCGGCACGATAGACATGAGTCTAATAGAAGAAGCCAAGCAACTGTTGGCAGAACGGCCGATATTGTCAGAGAAAGAGGGCTTCGAACAACTCCATAAACTCGTCGAACAGTTGAAAATTGTTCAGATGCAGATGGAAAACTACAAAGTGGAGCTGGAAAATACGAAGAAGCCAAAACGTCTGTAA